A stretch of Syntrophorhabdales bacterium DNA encodes these proteins:
- a CDS encoding ABC transporter ATP-binding protein, whose translation MKALEVQNVDTYYGTSHVLHGLSLEVPQGQLVCLMGRNGAGKTTTIRSIMGMTRPTHGSIKIFGEEVAGSRSNEIYRKGARIVPQGWHIFPMLSVEENLRLALIGQSSPDFKAETEKAFRMFPILGERKRQKARTLSGGELQMLAIARAMMGPTRLLLMDEPSEGLAPVILAQIGRTVQELKSRDITILLAEQNLQFALNVGDYFHIIDNGTIVFSGDKTSLLSNREIQVRYLGVGI comes from the coding sequence ATGAAGGCGCTGGAAGTTCAGAACGTTGATACCTACTATGGAACGAGTCATGTGCTGCATGGACTTTCTTTGGAGGTGCCGCAGGGTCAACTGGTCTGCCTCATGGGGAGAAACGGAGCAGGCAAGACAACGACTATCCGATCGATCATGGGCATGACACGGCCCACACATGGCTCGATCAAGATATTCGGGGAAGAGGTGGCAGGTTCCAGATCAAACGAGATCTACCGCAAGGGTGCACGCATCGTCCCCCAGGGATGGCACATCTTTCCCATGCTGTCGGTTGAGGAAAATCTTCGCCTGGCACTGATAGGCCAATCGTCTCCCGATTTTAAAGCAGAAACCGAAAAGGCGTTTCGGATGTTTCCCATACTGGGGGAAAGAAAGAGGCAGAAAGCAAGAACCCTGAGCGGTGGCGAGCTGCAGATGCTGGCAATTGCGCGCGCCATGATGGGGCCGACACGTCTCTTGCTCATGGATGAGCCGAGTGAAGGACTCGCACCAGTGATTCTTGCACAGATCGGAAGAACCGTGCAGGAGCTGAAAAGTCGAGATATAACGATTTTACTTGCCGAACAGAACCTGCAGTTTGCGCTTAACGTCGGAGATTATTTTCACATCATCGATAATGGCACTATTGTATTTTCCGGAGACAAAACGTCATTGCTCTCGAATAGAGAAATACAGGTCCGTTATCTGGGCGTGGGGATATAA